One region of Salvia miltiorrhiza cultivar Shanhuang (shh) chromosome 3, IMPLAD_Smil_shh, whole genome shotgun sequence genomic DNA includes:
- the LOC131015858 gene encoding ent-kaurenoic acid oxidase 1-like, with translation MMGWGLWVVGCCFVLIVRWVLRRVNGWCYERKLGERRYELPPGDLGWPFIGNMWSFLRAFKCSRPESFISSFVDRYGHGGMYKVHMFGNPSIIVTTAEACRKVLTDDEAFKPGWPSSTMNLIGKNSFVAISDEEHRWLRKLTAAPVNGHEVLSLYMKYIEDNVIVALERWAGMGKMEFLTELRKLTFRIIMYIFLSSESEQVMEVMEREYTMLNYGVRAMAINIPGFAYHSALKARKRLVAVLQSIVTARREWRTKNPVGSKKDMMDALMDAQDDKGRSLKDEEIIDVLVMYLNAGHESSGHITMWATLFLQNHPDVLQRAKAEQEQIVKKRPPGQKGLTLKEIREMDYLDKVIDETLRVVTFSLTVFREAKKDVHVCGYTIPKGWKVLVWFRGVHFDPETYPDPKKFDPSRWDGFTPKAGNFLPFGGGSRLCPGNDLAKIEISIFLHHFLLNYELKRHNPASPLMYLPHTRPKDNCLGTITRRSAHK, from the exons ATGATGGGGTGGGGGTTATGGGTAGTGGGGTGTTGTTTTGTGTTGATTGTGAGGTGGGTGTTGAGGAGGGTGAATGGGTGGTGTTATGAGAGGAagttaggagagagaaggtatgAACTGCCACCAGGTGATCTTGGTTGGCCTTTCATTGGCAATATGTGGTCCTTCCTCAGAGCTTTCAAGTGCAGCAGACCTGAATCTTTCATCTCCTCTTTTGTTGacag ATATGGGCATGGTGGAATGTATAAAGTTCACATGTTTGGTAATCCTAGTATAATTGTTACCACGGCAGAAGCATGCCGGAAAGTTCTAACTGACGATGAGGCCTTCAAGCCGGGATGGCCATCTTCAACGATGAACCTTATTGGGAAGAACTCGTTTGTAGCGATTTCTGATGAAGAGCACAGGTGGCTGCGCAAGTTAACAGCAGCCCCCGTGAATGGACACGAAGTGTTGTCCTTGTACATGAAATACATCGAAGACAATGTCATAGTCGCTTTAGAAAGATGGGCAGGCATGGGAAAGATGGAGTTCTTGACTGAGCTCAGAAAGCTCACATTTAGAATAATCATGTATATATTCCTGAGCTCAGAGAGTGAGCAGGTCATGGAGGTAATGGAGAGGGAGTACACCATGCTCAACTATGGCGTTCGAGCAATGGCAATCAACATACCCGGATTTGCTTACCATTCTGCTCTCAAA GCGCGTAAACGGCTGGTGGCTGTTCTCCAATCTATAGTAACTGCACGAAGGGAATGGAGGACGAAGAACCCTGTAGGGTCGAAGAAAGACATGATGGACGCGCTGATGGATGCTCAAGATGACAAGGGTCGAAGCTTGAAAGACGAGGAGATCATTGATGTTTTAGTTATGTATCTCAACGCGGGCCATGAATCGTCTGGACACATCACTATGTGGGCGACCCTCTTCCTGCAGAACCATCCCGATGTCCTCCAACGAGCTAAG GCAGAGCAAGAACAGATTGTGAAGAAAAGGCCACCTGGTCAAAAAGGCCTAACGCTTAAAGAAATACGCGAAATGGACTATCTTGATAAG GTAATCGATGAAACACTTCGTGTGGTGACATTCTCACTCACGGTGTTCAGAGAGGCGAAGAAAGATGTCCACGTCTGTG GCTACACAATTCCCAAGGGATGGAAAGTGTTGGTCTGGTTCAGAGGTGTTCATTTCGACCCTGAGACGTACCCTGATCCGAAGAAGTTTGATCCTAGCAGATGGGAT GGATTCACACCCAAGGCAGGGAATTTCCTTCCTTTTGGTGGAGGAAGCAGATTGTGCCCGGGGAATGATCTTGCCAAGATTGAAATCTCCATCTTTCTGCACCATTTTCTGTTGAATTACGA GCTGAAACGCCATAATCCTGCTAGTCCGTTGATGTACCTACCGCATACGAGGCCTAAGGATAACTGTCTTGGAACTATTACAAGACGCTCTgctcataaataa